The Magnetococcales bacterium genomic sequence GTTTTTCAGGATGTTTTGAATCTTGAGCAGGGTGTCTTTGTTCTTGTTGATGAAGCTGGTTCCGGTCGCCTTGAAGATGGCTTCGAGGGCCGCGTTCCAGGCCGATTTCAATGCAGCGACGGAGGCTTCGTAGCCTGACTTGACCGCACTGACGGAGGTGGAATAAACCGACTTGGCGGTTGTGGCAAGGGTTTTCAAGGCATCCTGGGTGATGGCTTTGCTTTCGGACTCTACCCTGTCGATTGCCGAGTTGATGGCGGAGCTGGTTTTGTTGGCGGCGTTACGGGCGTCTTCATACGCATCCTTGACCCAGTCGGCAAGATTTGAAAAGGTCTTTTCCGCCCGACATTCAATATCCCAGGTACCACAATGTCTGCTCTTGTTCCAGTCGCTGGACCAGATCGGTTCGGCATTTTTGTTGTAGATGACCAGCTTCTTGTCCTTCTGCATCACCAGAAACGCACCAGGATTGCCACTGGTCTTGGACTCCCACCGGAGTGTCGAACCCCTTTTTATGACAAGGTTTCCATCTGTTTCCATGCCCAGATAATATGCAGGGTAATCCTTGTTATCGGTGTCGCTGTTCCATTCGGCGCCATAGGAGCTGTTGTACAGGACAAAATTGCCATCCTCCTGGAAAACTGCATAGTAGGTACCATTTCCGCCCGATTTGATGCAATTTGAGCCAAGGATACATTTTTTCTCGGGACCCGGTTTGAGTGTCTGTCCGGAAAGCAGCATGCCGTCCTCCCTGGTCTTGCTTTCCCATCGCATCGCGGTGCCTTGAAGGACTGTCAGATTGCCATCGGGTGGCAGAAGAAGAAACGAACCCGTCCTGCCATCGGTATTGGTTTCCCAGACAAGCGGCACCGAGTGCGAAAGCGCTTTCCGAATGACAAGATTGCCGTCCGTTTGCATGATCAGATAGTTTCCACCCTTGTTTGCCGTATTGGAATTCCAAATGGGCCGTTTGAGGGTTCTGTCGTACAGAACAAGGTTGCCGTCATTCTGGAAAATAAGGATATAACGCTCGTTGGCCGATACCAGGGCCTGGTTCTTTGTCATCATCGCCCCCGAGGGGAGCATATCCGCGGCCTGGGCGGAAACGGAAAGAAAACTCACAGCGACAGCCAGCAGGAAAATCAGGAACCTGATATACCTCATGGGGGGGGGAAGGGATGCGCGAAGACCGTCGCGCACAACGGGTGCGTAGGGTACGGATGGGTTTGTCTTCAATTGAATGACTCCTTGACCGAGTAATGTTTGCGCCATTTGAATACCTGGCGCGGTATGGTGCTGGTTCCAAGGATCCAGCAAACAGCAACCTTCCAAGAGTTCGCCGTTTTTTACGTCCACTCGACAGTGATGCAATCCATTTCACTATAAATTGAACCTGGCTTTCCTGGAAGTGAAAAGGGGTGGAATGTTAACTATTTGTTGACAGATATTAAATGGGAGGTTTACTTTTCATTCATGGAGGCTGTTATAATGATCCGGCTATAGGCCGTTCTTGATGCTGTCGGTTGCCGAAGTGGCTGAGATTGTGGCGGCGTCGATGATCGAGGTGCTGACCACGCCTGCGCCCGTTTGCGTGGCTTGAAGGCTGGCGGCGGCGGTTTGGAGGGCGGTAAGATTGGTGGTATCGATACCAAGGGTCGATTGTTTTTGCAGCGCTTCGGTGAGGTCGTCGGTGATTTGCAATTCCTGGCTGGCGCTGACGAGAAGGGCGGCCAGGGTCGTCGTGGCGCTGCTGGTGGTGACGGATGGTTCCAGGGTATTGACGGCCTTGGATAATGCCGTAAGCACATTGGCGGCGGTAACCTGGGTTCCGTCGGCGTTGGTTGTTTTCAGGCTGTTGTTGGCCACTTCCACGGCGATGACCGCCTTGTGCTGCATCGTTGCCGTGACCAGGGATGTGGCGCTGAATCCGGTCGGAGGGGTGCTGGTGATGGTTGCGCCGTTGTAGACGCCATTCAGGGTGCCATCGGCCATGTCTTCTCCGAGGACCGCCAGGGATTGACCGACACTGGTCGTTCCCGGACCCGCGGTGCGGCGGATCGTTTCGGCCAGGGCGGGCGAAGCCCGGACGACCGAGGCCACGTTGCTGGTACGGATGGGACTGGTGATGGGATCGAATCCGCTGTCCTGGGTATCGATACCGAAGCCGAATTCGGCGAGAATGCCTGTTTTCACGAGCGAGGCGATGGTCGCCGTCACCCCGGCCAGGGAACCCGCGGAAAAACGGGCGGCATGATACATCACGGTCGTGATGGGAGAAATGTTGGCGGTGGTCTGGTTGGCATCGATGACGTAGGAATCCATGTCCGCCGCCGTTTCCCCGGTGATCTGGTTGGTGCCGCCGGAACTTGCGACATGCAATGGAAAACTTGCCCCGGTGGGTAGGGTCAAAACATACCTTGCGTCCGACCCGGAGGTCGTCGTTCCCAGGACGGTCGCATCGGAACGGTCCTTGATGGTGATGGTCGCGCCAACCACGGGTCCATCCAGGACCGCGCCGGAAACCGTGAAAAATCCGGAAGGGCCGACCGCGGCAACGGATGAAGAGATCACCGAGGCGGCATATTGGCTGGTTTTGATATTGCTCGTGACCGTATCGACCGCGCTCGTGGCGCGGCTGGTCACGCCACTGTCCAGGCGGTCCTTGCCGGGTTGGCCCGCTTGCAGATTCCCGGCGGCCTGTTCCAGGTCGGTCAGGGTGGTGGTGCTTTCTCCCAGGTTGCTCTGGATCTTTGTGACATTGCCGATGTCCGTCATCATCTGGGTCAATTGTTTTTGTGATACGGTCATCCGATCCATTCGTTCCAGGGCAGTGCTTGCGGAGACGGATGGAATCACCCGATAGACAGCCTCGGAAAGCAGGGTTTTTGTTTTGGCTGCCGAAAGTTCCGTCCCGTCGGATTTGGTCACGGTCATGGCGTTGGCGAGAACCTCCAGACCGACGGCAATTTTTTGTTGCACGACCGTTGCCGCAATGGTGGCGGCGTTGAATCCCGTCGGCAGGGCATTGGCCAGATCCGTTCCTGATTTTTTTCCATCAATGGTACCATCCGCCAGATCTTCGCCCAGAACCGCAAACACCTGGGCGACGCTGGTCTGGTCGGAGCCGACCGCGCGGCGTACCGTCTCCGCCACGGCCACCGAGGACCGAACCATGGAGGCGATATTGCCCGAATCCGCCGGAGTGGCAATGGGATCGATCGTGCTGGATTCGGCATCGATGCCAAAACCGAATTGGGCGACCACGTTCGTTTTCGCTTCCGCAAGCATGGCATCGGTCATTCGCGCCAGATTGCCGGCATTGGCGATCACGGCCTGATGGATCAGGGTGGTCATGGGTGTGATGTTGGCGGTCGTCTGGCTGGCGCTGGCAATCAACGAATCCATGGCGGCGGGCGCTTCCTCGGTGATCTTGTCGGTTCCGCCACTGACGGTGACGCGCAGGGGATAGGTCGCTCCATCGGGAACCACGATGCTGTATTGGGCATCGGTACCGGTTTTAATGGCGATCAGGGATTTCCCATTACTGTCGATCAGGGTGACCCTGGCACCGATCACCGGACCATCGATGACGGTACCGGATACCGTGACGGAAGTGGCGCCACCACTGTCGCCACCCCCACCGCCACAGGCGGAGATGGAGGTCCAGAGGGGTAGAACCAGCGCTGCCGCGATGGCCTTTTTCAGGGTGTCCGCCATAAGATGACCTTGTAGGAACATGGAAACAGGAATGGATCGTCTTTCTTCATACCATGATTCGTTAAGAATAAAAATATACAATAGAATGCGTGGAAAAATAATCGATCAATGCGTTTTTCCGCTTATCCAAGTTTCCCGCATGATGCCTCTCGTGAAATGGAAAGTCAAAACCAAAACAAGGAAAATAAAATACGGACATGGCGGATACCTGTGCAGGGAGCATGAATACGGGTGTGTACGCCAAGGGAAACGATGGCGGGTTTGTGAGAAACCGTGACCGTCCGCTCCATTGCTTCCATGGATTTTCCACGAGGAGACGAGGAAAAACGACTCATGCACTCTTGATGAACATTTCCTTATTGCACGAAGTATGGTAGACAAGAGTCAGAAGGGATGGACCTTGATGAACTGTATTGTCAGAGGATGATGATTAAAAGAAAATAACTTTAAAAATTTTTTTGGGGATGGCACGGTAATGGGGATTTCAAGGTTTGGCGCGTTGCTGGTTGGTTCGATGGTGTTGACGCTCCATGGATGCACGACCCCGGGAACGTTTTTCGGATCCGGGCAGGGGCAACTCGAAACAGGTGTCACGGCAGGGGGCGACCATCGTCCGGGGGTGGGGGGGCCTCGGGAGCATCGTTTCGCAGCCCGCCGTTTCGAGGAAGTTCTTGCCACGAGGCTGAATTCCGGATCGGAGGCGGACCGCCTGGCGACCGAGGCAGTCAAGTTCATAAGCGAAAAAAAATATGAGGAGGCCTCGAAAAAAATCAATCAGGCGCTGAAACTCAGGGTCGATCGTTCCTACTACCATCTGATCAACGCCATGGCCTATCACCTGATGCTTCAAGGGGGCAACGGGGGCACCATGGATCTGGCGCAGCAGGGGTACGAACTGGCCATCCAGTTCGATGGTGGCAACTGGATGGCCCATTATCTTTTGGGACGGTTGTACATCGACAAGGGAAATTTCGATCAGGCAGTCCATCATCTTTCCGTCGCCATCAATCTTCATCCCGACGACCCCGAGCTGCTCAACAGTTTTGTCTATGCCACCTACCGTTCGGGGCGTCCCGACCTGGCGGCGGGGGGGGTGCGGGGATTGGAAAAGTTGCAGGCCCTGGAGAGTCCGGCGGCACTGCGCAATGCCGCCATGGTCATGGCGGCGCTCGGTTCCATGGAGGAATCCCGATCCTATTTTTCACGCATGAGCGACCGGATGGACGATCCGCATGTGGTACAACTCGTGGACCGCCGCATCGAGAATTGGAACGATGTGTACCAAAGGCAATCCCTGTCCGCTCCGGTTCAGTTGAAAATGGCCGGCAATTTCGGCAAGGCCTTCGGGGGCGGCAGCAATTATTTTTCCGGATCGACGGGTGGCTCGGCAACGGGTGGTGATGGATCGTCCTCCGGGAGTGGCCAGACCTCCGCAGGCACGGAAGACAAGATGGTGGTGGTCGATGTCGTTCTGGTCCATACCGAGGAAAATTATTCGACGGCCAAGGGCATCAACCTGTTGAACGGCCTTCAGGTGCAGTTTGGCAATTCCGCCAGTGGCCTTCCCGCTTATGGCAGGGAATGGAGTCGAAAGCATGTCAAACCGACGGTGGTCACGAATTCCTCGACGAGCGACATCGAGGCCCCCGTGCGTTTTTCGCTGGACAATCCGGATGAAACCGAACGTGCCATCACCCGGGCCTTGACCATCCCGGCCATCACCTATTCCCTCAACATTTTCAATGCCACCAACGAGCGCAACGAAATCCTCGCCCGTCCCACCCTGGTGGCGCTTGCGGGACAGCCCTCCGAATTTTTCTCCGGGGTGCAACTGGTGGCGGCGGCGGTATCGTCGGGGGCCCAGGGGGGGGAATCGGTGCGCATCGAAAAGGAGATCGGGGTCAAGATGACCGTCACTCCGTCGTTCATGAACGACGGGCGCATCCGTCTTGGGATCGTGGCGGAGCGGACGTTCCTGAAAGCGCCGAGCAATGATGTCAACTTCACCTTTCGCATCGAAACCACCTTGAACAAGGTCGTCGCCAACGTGGTCATGCGTTATGGCGAAACCCTCATTCTGGGGGGACTGAGTGAAAAGGAAACGGAAAATTCGCGCGATGGAACCCCATTTTTGCAGGATGTACCGCTGTTGCAATATGCCTTTTCGCGCAATGTCTCCTCCGATTTCCAAAAATCGGTCCTCATCCTGTTGACGCCCCGTCCGGCGCAATACACCTACCAGACGGAAAAGTCACGCCTCGAATACGAAAAGTCGCTGGGAGAGGACGAACGCGAGGTGGATGCCTTGCGCTCACGCTACGCGGACTGGTTCAAACCCTATCCCAACTGGGCGTCGATCTTTCATCACATGCAGGAAAATTCCCTCTATCGGGAATTCCGCACGGGCGATGTCACCCTGGAAAACTGGGCCGACCTGCGAACCACCCAGGACCGGTTGTTGCAGGTTCTGGATTTTCTCTATTATTGACGGGATGACGAGGGCCGGCCATGGGATACGATGCACGTTTGCGTGGACGGGGAATCGCCGTCCTGTTGCTGCTGTTTGCGACTTTGACCCAGATTTCCTGCACCGCGAAAAACGCTTCCCAGCTTCGGAACGGCATGGGTTTGAAATCCTGTACCTTTTGTGATCTGCGTTATGATGATTTTTCCCGGATGGACCTTGAGAAGGCTGATTTCTCTGGGGCCTATCTGTTTGGCACCAATTTTTCCTGGTCCATCGCCAGGAAGGCCCGCTTCGAATCGGCGATCATGTACCAGGGGCGGATGGAATGGGCCGATTTCGACGGCAGTGATTTTTCCAAGGCTTCGATCGGGGGGACGGCGCTGTTTCGTTCGAGCTTTCGTGGGGCGCGGTTGCGTCTGGCCGATTTGTCGCACGCCAATATGACCGGAATCGATCTGACCAATGCCACCATGGTGACGACCATTCTTGAAGGGGTCGATCTGACCGATGCCTCGATGAGCGGCGTCAATCTGCGCAGCGCCACCCTGAGGGATGCCAACCTGGCCAACGCCCGTCTGCGCGACGCCGACCTCCAGGGGGCAGTCCTTACCCGGGCCAACCTTCAGGGCGCCGATGTGAAAGGGGCCAATTTCACCGCCGCGGTCATGAATGAGGCCTCCTTCGCCAACACGTATGTACACACGACCAATTTTCGCAAGGCCAACCTGGACAACGCCGATTTTTCCAACGCCATCCTCGATGCGGTCAATTTCCAGGGGACGCGCTTGCGCCACGCCAATTTCACCGGCGCCACGATCAAGAATGTCATCCTTCATGGGGCGGATTTATGCGCCGCCACCATGCCCGATGGCAATCAGATTCCTCCCTGCCCCGAAAAGGCAACCGCGTCACTGACGACCTCGGCTGTGGTGTCCCAGATGGTTGCCACGGGTTCTGCCGACAGTGGCGCCATGGTTGTCCTTCCTCAACCGGACCTTCCCGTACCCGTGACGTCTGCCCCGCCGTCCGAGGGGCAACCGATCGATGCCAACCCGATCGATTCCGGCGGCGCCATGGCGATCGAACCATCTCCGGTCGCTTCGCCCGGTCCTCCCGTTGTCGATGCCGCGGCGGTTCGTCTTCCGGTCCAGGACAAGCGGCGGGTGGTCGCGGTCCCTGGGAATCTCTTCGCCAAAACGGAAAAAGGGAGTCCCGCCGGGGTGATCGCCGAAACATTGGATATCCTGCTCAAAAAAATGGGCTATTCCCCGATCTATGTCTCGATGCCCATCGCCGAAATGCCCGATGCGGTGGAAAACGGTTTCGTGGATGTCGTCGCCATGGCCCTTCCGTTTGGAAAGGGTGTGGAAAAACTTCTATTTACCGATCCTCTGATCGAGGAATACAACACCGTTCTGGTGCGCAGGGATGAAAATCTTGTCCTTGAACGGATCGCCGATCTTCACGGGCGCACACTTGGCGGACGCGAGGGCTATCTTTATCCACTGTTGAAAAATGATCCTGAAATCAAGCTGCAATTGTTCGCTTCCGATGGCGAAATGATTCGCAACCTGATTCTGGGAAAGCTGGACGCGGTGATCATCAGCGGAATTTCCAATCTTTATGTCCTTCGTTCGGAGGGGATCATGGCCCAGCTGGATGTCCTGAAAAAAGCGGTGGGTGTGGTTCCCATGCAGGCGGCTTTTTCTCCCGGAAAGTTCAAGCGGGAGGAGCTGGAAACGTTTAACGGGATGCTCAAGGAATTCAAACAGGGGCCGGAATGGACCTCAGTCCTGGAGCATAACGGTCTTTCCGATCTGGTTCGTCCGTGGTCGGTCGCGGTTCCCTGATCCGGGGTCGTGCGGCGGCTTTTCCGGAATGTCATTTATTCATGAGATGATAGGACGCGCTGATGTTTTCCGTCATCCGCAAAATATGGTTTCCGTTGCTCGTCATCTTTTCGTCAATGGTCCTGATGTATCAGGAGGAGGCCATTGTCCATTTTCTTGGTACCATCCCCGAGGAACGACTGACCTTTCACCGTTCGCTCCATTCGGTCATCTGGTTGATGAACGCCTTTTGCATGATCCGCCTGGTCAACGTCCTGTTCTGGGATGGCGTGGTTGCCGGGGTCACGGGGGCGAAGGCGCCGCGATTGATCAAGCAACTTTCGGGTGTCGTGATCTTTTTCATCACCATTGGGGGAATCACCGGTGTCGTCCTGGAGAAGGATGTGACCGCACTGTGGGCAACCTCGGGAGCGGTCGGTCTGGTCATCGGTTTCGCGGTTCAGGGGATCATTCTGGACACGGTATCCGGGCTGGCCATTCACTTTGAAAATACGTTTGGTGTTGGCGATTGGGTTCTGCTCCATACCCGTTCGGGAAAATTTTTTGGCCAGGTCAAGGAGGTCAACTGGCGAGCGACCCGTATCATGACCCTGGAAAACACCTTGGTGCTTGTACCTAATCGGACGGTAACCTCGATCATTCTGACGAATCTTTCCATGACGCCGGTACAAACCTATGAAATCAAGTTTATCTTCGATTTTTCGGTTCCCGTCGATCGGGCCTTGCGGGTATTGACCTCGGGGGTTCTCAATGCCATCGGGCCGGAAGGGGTTCTGGACACCCCCCGTCCGGAGGTCCTACTTGGGAACATCAACGAACTGGGGGTCGAATATTGCATGCGTTATTCCATCCCGCCGGCCAGGATTCCGCCGCCGACGGCGCAGCATGTGGTGTTGATGCATGTTTTGCGGCATATCGACAAATCCGGTCTGACGCTTGCCTATCCCAAACGGGATGTATTCACGACGCAGATGCCCTGGCGGCAGAAAAATTGGGAGAGTCGCAACAAGGTCGAACTTCTTGGCAAGTGCGATCTTTTTTCACAACTTCCCGCGGGGGCCCTGGAGTTTATCGCCGGTCAGATGCAGTTGCTTCAGTATCGGGTCCAGGATCATGTGTTCAAACAGGGGGACAGTGGCGATTCGATGTTCATTCTGGCGGAAGGTTTGCTGAATGTTTTTGTCACCCAGGGGGATCGACCGGTTCGCGTGGCCCAGATCAGTCCTGGGGGTGTTTTTGGCGAGATGTCTCTGCTGACGGGGGAAGATCGTTCCGCAACGGTTACCGCGGCGCACAATTCGTTGGTCGGTGAGATCGGCAAGGAGTGCATCAAGGAACTGCTCAACCAGCACCTTGAGTTTGCCGCGACCATTTCCCGTTTTGTGGCGGAGCGGATGTTCCAAACCCAGCAAACCCTCTCCACGCCACGGGAGGAGCGGGAAAAGATCATGGAAAGCACGTCACAGTCGATGTTGGGAAAAATGAAACAATTTCTTGGATTTGACGAGTGATGGTCCCGGATTTCCAATGTTCCGGCCAAGTGGCAATCACGGCCCAGTTGATCCTCGATGGCGGCGTTGACCCATACACCAGGCGCATCTTCAGCGCTGCTGGTCCAGGATGCCAGTGATCGTCTGTACTTGGCGACGCAGGTCGGGGCCGGTCAGTTCGTTCAGGCTTTGCTGATCGGACATAGGCTTGAAACCGGCTTTGACCAGGCGTTCCCGCAATTGCCCAGGCGTGAGCCTGGCCACCTGGGCCAGTGTCGTCAGCGGCGCTGCCGACAAGGCACGGATGGGCGGCGCGAACGGAGGCTCGCTTTTTTTTTCGGAGCCGAAAAAACTCAGAAGCAGCACCAGTACGAACACACCGATCAGCAACTGCCCGCGGCGTGTATCGAGGTGGCGTTTGAAGCCACTGAAGTTTGCAATCACATGCAAGAGCACTCCTCCGAGCAGTACCCAGCTCAACCACTCATGGGCAACCTTGTTGAGACCGCTGTCAACGTGGAAGAAAATCAGAATACCCGTTACAGCCGAAAGCAGGAAGGCGCCCGTAGTGACCGGTGTGACCCATTCACGTTGAATTGCCATTGAAAACTCCTTTGATCCGAAACATCAATGTCCACGATTCCGGCCCACCAACCGGAATCCCCACTGCAATAAATCATCGACATAACCGTAGATTACCGGAATGACCAGAAGTGACAACAACGTCGAGGTGATCAGTCCACCGATGACCACGATGGCCATCGGAGAACGAAAACTGGGCTCCGCTCCGAGGCCAAGGGCAACGGGAAGCATCCCTGCCCCCATGGCGATCGTCGTCATGACAATGGGACGCGATCTTTTGCGGCAGGCATCCAGAAGTGCGGCACTCCGTGACAGTCCGCGCTCCCGTCGTGCGACCACCGCATACTCCACCAGGAGAATGGAGTTTTTTGTCACAATCCCCATGAGCATCAATATGCCGATGACCGCGGGCATGGAAAACGAATTATTCGTCAACAACAGCGAAAGAAAAGCCCCTCCCAACGACAAAGGCAAAGCCGCAAGAATCGTGATTGGTTGAAGGAAGTCATGAAACAGCAAAACCAATACGATGTAGATGCACACCACTCCCAAGGACATCGCGCCGGCGAAACTGCCAAACAACTCCTTCATCCGCTGGGCTTCGCCATCTGGAGGCCGATGGACACCCTGGGGCAGGGATTGCATTGAAGGAAGGGCATTGACCTCGGACAGGACCTCGCCAAGGACGCGCTGTCCCAACTCGATGTCGATGCTGGTACGACGCATCCGGTCCATGCGATCGATCTGTGTCGCGCCACTACTCATTGCGACCGTCGCCACCGCTTCCAGGGGAACGATTCCGTTTTGCGCCGCCACGGGCAACTGCCGAATGGCGTCGAGATCATGGCGCACCTGGGGGGCGAGGCGAACCCGTATGGGGACTTGACGTTCGGGCAGGTTGAGTTTTGCCAACTGCACCTTGAAGTCGCCGGCCGTGGCGATACGCACCGCCTGAGCGATGGCCTCACCCGAAACACCCAGATCGGCGGCCCTGGAAAAATCGGGCAGAATATGAATTTCCGGGCGTTTCAATGAAGCATTGGAACGAACATTTCCCACCCCTTGCAATGTTCGAGCTTCCCTTTCGACTTCCTGAACAACCTGATTGAGGGCCAAGGCGTCGTTGCTGGCCAGAACCAGGGTCAACTTGACTCCCGGTCCATGGGAACTGATCGACACACGCACCCCAGGAAGAGTTTGAAGAAGAGAACGCAGTTCGTTTTCGAGGATCGATTGTTTTTTTTCGCGTTCGCGGCGATCTTTCAGGACCACGACCAACGTCGATTTGCGTACATCACCGCTGGCCCCACCGCCCAGAGGTCCCCCTTCGGTATTGGCGGCGGACCCGACCGCGCCATAGACGCGGATAACTTCTGGAAGTTTACGAATGATATTGGTCGCATGTTGCGAGACACTCAGGGTATCGGACAAAGAAGAGCCTGGTGGCAATTCCAGATTGACCAGAGTTGCGCTGCGATCCGCCGCCGGGACGAATCCCGAGGGGAGCAGCGGCGCCAGGGAAACCGATCCGGAAAAAAATAACAGCGTCCCCAACATGGTCCAACGGGGATGCTTCAGACATGTGGCGACCATCCGCAGATATACCCTTTGCCAACCACTTTCCGGCGTTTCATGATGATTGCCACGCAACAGGTGGGCGGCCATCATCGGCGTCAAAAGCCGTGCAACGACCAGGGAGGCCAGGATGGCTGCCACGGCGGTCATGCCGAAGGGACGAAAAAACTTGCCTGGAATTCCTCCCATGAAGGCAGTCGGCAGAAAGACCGCCACCAGGGTCAGTGTTGTGGCAATGACCGCCATGCCAATTTCGTCTGCCGCTTCCATGGCGGCCTGATAAGGTGATTTTCCCATTTTCAGATGGCGGACGATGTTTTCCACCTCCACGATTGCGTCGTCCACCAGAATTCCCACCACCAACGCCAGGGCGAGGAGGGTCAGGGTATCCAGGCTGAAGTGGGCCATTCTCATGATGAGGAAGGCGGGAATGATGGAAAGTGGCAGGGCCGCCGCCGAAATCAAGGTTGCCCGGGCATCACGAAGGAACCACCAGACGACGAGAACCGCCAGGATCGCCCCTTCATAGAGCAATTCCATCGATCCTTTATAATTGTCGAGTGCTGGAGAAAAGGTATTGTAGGCCTCCTCGATCACCACCCGCGGATGATTCCGGGAAAACTCATCGATGACCCGGCGCACTGCCTGGGCGACCTCGACCTCACTCCATCCTTTGGCGCGTGTCACCTCGAAGCCGACCACCCGTTCGCCGTTCATCAATGCGATGCTGGAAGGTTCGGCCTTGCCATCGGTAATGGAGGCGATCTGGGCGAGGGGCACGGTTCTTCCCCCCGGAAGCGGAATATCCAGAGTCCGCAGATCATCGAGCGATTCGGGAGCGGCGATGGTTCGGATGGACTGAACATCGTCGGCGATGTCGCCGCGTCCTCCTGGGGCA encodes the following:
- a CDS encoding pentapeptide repeat-containing protein → MGYDARLRGRGIAVLLLLFATLTQISCTAKNASQLRNGMGLKSCTFCDLRYDDFSRMDLEKADFSGAYLFGTNFSWSIARKARFESAIMYQGRMEWADFDGSDFSKASIGGTALFRSSFRGARLRLADLSHANMTGIDLTNATMVTTILEGVDLTDASMSGVNLRSATLRDANLANARLRDADLQGAVLTRANLQGADVKGANFTAAVMNEASFANTYVHTTNFRKANLDNADFSNAILDAVNFQGTRLRHANFTGATIKNVILHGADLCAATMPDGNQIPPCPEKATASLTTSAVVSQMVATGSADSGAMVVLPQPDLPVPVTSAPPSEGQPIDANPIDSGGAMAIEPSPVASPGPPVVDAAAVRLPVQDKRRVVAVPGNLFAKTEKGSPAGVIAETLDILLKKMGYSPIYVSMPIAEMPDAVENGFVDVVAMALPFGKGVEKLLFTDPLIEEYNTVLVRRDENLVLERIADLHGRTLGGREGYLYPLLKNDPEIKLQLFASDGEMIRNLILGKLDAVIISGISNLYVLRSEGIMAQLDVLKKAVGVVPMQAAFSPGKFKREELETFNGMLKEFKQGPEWTSVLEHNGLSDLVRPWSVAVP
- a CDS encoding mechanosensitive ion channel family protein — protein: MFSVIRKIWFPLLVIFSSMVLMYQEEAIVHFLGTIPEERLTFHRSLHSVIWLMNAFCMIRLVNVLFWDGVVAGVTGAKAPRLIKQLSGVVIFFITIGGITGVVLEKDVTALWATSGAVGLVIGFAVQGIILDTVSGLAIHFENTFGVGDWVLLHTRSGKFFGQVKEVNWRATRIMTLENTLVLVPNRTVTSIILTNLSMTPVQTYEIKFIFDFSVPVDRALRVLTSGVLNAIGPEGVLDTPRPEVLLGNINELGVEYCMRYSIPPARIPPPTAQHVVLMHVLRHIDKSGLTLAYPKRDVFTTQMPWRQKNWESRNKVELLGKCDLFSQLPAGALEFIAGQMQLLQYRVQDHVFKQGDSGDSMFILAEGLLNVFVTQGDRPVRVAQISPGGVFGEMSLLTGEDRSATVTAAHNSLVGEIGKECIKELLNQHLEFAATISRFVAERMFQTQQTLSTPREEREKIMESTSQSMLGKMKQFLGFDE
- a CDS encoding efflux RND transporter permease subunit, giving the protein MNLSSLSIRHPVPAILLFALLTLLGLTSFRSLGIQNFPDIELPAITITATLEGAAPPQLETEVARKIEDSVATLGEVDHIRTTLTDSTATIVVEFNIDKNSEVALNEVRNAVDAIRSDLPQDMTAPVISKKTTTGGVMIAFTVRSDLLDEAELSWLVDNDIAKSLLSVPGVGRFNRMGGIDREIQVDLDPVRMRSLNITAGDVSRLLRQVRKDAPGGRGDIADDVQSIRTIAAPESLDDLRTLDIPLPGGRTVPLAQIASITDGKAEPSSIALMNGERVVGFEVTRAKGWSEVEVAQAVRRVIDEFSRNHPRVVIEEAYNTFSPALDNYKGSMELLYEGAILAVLVVWWFLRDARATLISAAALPLSIIPAFLIMRMAHFSLDTLTLLALALVVGILVDDAIVEVENIVRHLKMGKSPYQAAMEAADEIGMAVIATTLTLVAVFLPTAFMGGIPGKFFRPFGMTAVAAILASLVVARLLTPMMAAHLLRGNHHETPESGWQRVYLRMVATCLKHPRWTMLGTLLFFSGSVSLAPLLPSGFVPAADRSATLVNLELPPGSSLSDTLSVSQHATNIIRKLPEVIRVYGAVGSAANTEGGPLGGGASGDVRKSTLVVVLKDRREREKKQSILENELRSLLQTLPGVRVSISSHGPGVKLTLVLASNDALALNQVVQEVEREARTLQGVGNVRSNASLKRPEIHILPDFSRAADLGVSGEAIAQAVRIATAGDFKVQLAKLNLPERQVPIRVRLAPQVRHDLDAIRQLPVAAQNGIVPLEAVATVAMSSGATQIDRMDRMRRTSIDIELGQRVLGEVLSEVNALPSMQSLPQGVHRPPDGEAQRMKELFGSFAGAMSLGVVCIYIVLVLLFHDFLQPITILAALPLSLGGAFLSLLLTNNSFSMPAVIGILMLMGIVTKNSILLVEYAVVARRERGLSRSAALLDACRKRSRPIVMTTIAMGAGMLPVALGLGAEPSFRSPMAIVVIGGLITSTLLSLLVIPVIYGYVDDLLQWGFRLVGRNRGH
- a CDS encoding DUF4405 domain-containing protein — translated: MAIQREWVTPVTTGAFLLSAVTGILIFFHVDSGLNKVAHEWLSWVLLGGVLLHVIANFSGFKRHLDTRRGQLLIGVFVLVLLLSFFGSEKKSEPPFAPPIRALSAAPLTTLAQVARLTPGQLRERLVKAGFKPMSDQQSLNELTGPDLRRQVQTITGILDQQR